The Gemmatimonadaceae bacterium genome contains a region encoding:
- the rbfA gene encoding 30S ribosome-binding factor RbfA, with the protein MASNNRRPDRVAEAIRVEVATFLSQDVKDPRIVGLVTVTGVDVSRDLHVATVFVSIYGSASERAATRDGLDSVASHLRARVGRALRLRVAPEIVFKPDESIARAARIETLLSQLKDTPASESSDRPSREDDTD; encoded by the coding sequence ATGGCGAGCAATAACCGTCGTCCGGATCGCGTGGCTGAAGCGATCCGTGTCGAAGTCGCGACTTTTCTCAGCCAGGACGTGAAGGATCCACGGATCGTCGGTCTCGTCACCGTGACGGGCGTCGACGTTTCGCGCGATCTCCACGTCGCGACGGTCTTCGTGAGCATTTACGGATCGGCGTCCGAGCGCGCGGCAACTCGCGATGGCCTCGACAGTGTCGCGAGCCACTTGCGCGCGCGCGTTGGACGTGCACTTCGTCTCCGCGTCGCGCCCGAGATCGTCTTCAAGCCGGACGAAAGCATCGCCCGCGCGGCGCGCATCGAGACGCTGCTCTCGCAATTGAAGGATACTCCCGCGTCCGAGTCTTCCGATCGTCCGTCCCGTGAGGACGACACCGACTGA